In Juglans regia cultivar Chandler chromosome 5, Walnut 2.0, whole genome shotgun sequence, the following are encoded in one genomic region:
- the LOC109007962 gene encoding uncharacterized protein LOC109007962, with product MAEGTRSYAQILDSVNQLRERQERQQKQIEDAITILAQQQETARLEREAQDRKFTELLQHLSKLPYNPQLETNAHNTRNGQGFHHSREGETDDGSGGVYCTNIPDRSNMRQIKLDFSRFGGKDPAAWIYRANQYFLYHQVPPGQRIFIASFHMDNDALVWFQDASESEVFHSWEEFIQAVQVRFGSSAYDDPIEALTRLKQVHSVTAYKTEFELLSNCIKGISKRNKLSCFLSGLKDEIRLPIRMLNPSSLNDAFGLAKIQEQYVWSTKRSWRPSSSDYPQSNMGPSVLGNPKAPIVKLPYQKISESQMQERRKKGLCYFCDEKWQPGHKCSRPKVYVLDGMEIGETSVHTSEKELLVEEIHEEPESADIASISLQAMVGSPSTTTMRMVGHIHNKKVVILIDSGSTHNFVDTALVGRCGLVLQQRQALQVKVANGDVLSSGGKAVGVGIQIQGTRFVVDFFSLSLGGCDVVLGVSWLSSLGPILWDFTDLKMQFVYHGREVCFKGLTSSASTLVDDKEISMISKVGFKGVWLQLMAVENMKPQNDPCPEILQLLQKFGKVFDEHTSLPPHRARDHQINLKKDTIPVSVRPYRYPYFKKQKSRRLYLNYSCLV from the coding sequence ATGGCGGAAGGCACGAGATCATATGCACAGATCCTTGATTCTGTCAATCAGTTAAGGGAGCGGCAAGAAAGACAACAAAAACAGATCGAGGATGCAATTACGATCCTGGCTCAGCAGCAAGAAACAGCAAGATTGGAAAGGGAGGCACAGGATAGGAAATTTACTGAATTATTGCAGCATCTTTCGAAGCTTCCTTATAATCCTCAGCTGGAAACTAATGCTCATAATACAAGGAATGGACAAGGTTTTCATCACTCGCGAGAAGGTGAAACAGATGATGGTTCGGGGGGAGTCTACTGCACAAATATACCTGACAGATCTAATATGAGACAAATAAAGCTGGATTTTTCAAGATTTGGTGGAAAGGATCCTGCTGCTTGGATTTATCGTGCTAATCAATATTTTCTGTATCATCAAGTTCCTCCTGGCCAAAGGATCTTTATAGCTTCATTCCACATGGACAATGATGCCTTGGTATGGTTCCAGGATGCAAGTGAGTCGGAAGTTTTTCATTCTTGGGAGGAATTCATTCAAGCAGTGCAGGTACGTTTTGGTTCATCTGCTTATGATGATCCTATAGAGGCATTAACACGTTTGAAACAGGTTCATTCAGTTACTGCTTATAAAACTGAATTTGAACTGCTTTCCAATTGTATTAAAGGCATTtctaaaagaaacaaattaagttgttttttgAGTGGCTTGAAAGATGAGATTAGGCTGCCAATCCGTATGTTGAATCCTTCTTCCTTAAATGATGCCTTTGGTTTAGCAAAAATTCAAGAACAGTATGTTTGGAGTACAAAGAGATCGTGGAGACCTAGTTCTAGTGATTATCCTCAGTCTAATATGGGACCTTCTGTTTTGGGAAACCCTAAGGCACCTATTGTTAAGttaccttatcaaaaaataagTGAGTCTCAGAtgcaagagagaagaaagaaaggcttatgttatttttgtgatgagAAATGGCAACCAGGCCATAAGTGCAGTAGGCCAAAAGTTTATGTGTTAGATGGAATGGAAATTGGTGAAACTAGTGTTCATACGAGTGAGAAGGAATTACTTGTGGAAGAGATCCATGAGGAGCCTGAATCTGCTGACATAGCTTCCATTTCATTGCAAGCTATGGTAGGTTCTCCCAGTACTACAACCATGAGAATGGTTGGTcatattcataacaaaaaggTAGTCATATTGATTGATTCTGGCAGCACCCACAATTTTGTGGATACTGCTCTGGTAGGCAGGTGTGGCTTGGTATTGCAGCAAAGGCAAGCTTTGCAAGTCAAAGTGGCTAATGGTGATGTTTTGTCTAGTGGTGGCAAAGCTGTTGGTGTTGGTATTCAAATCCAAGGCACCAgatttgttgttgattttttctCATTATCTCTCGGAGGGTGTGATGTAGTGTTGGGAGTAAGTTGGCTTTCATCACTTGGACCAATACTGTGGGATTTCACAGACTTAAAAATGCAGTTTGTTTATCATGGAAGAGAAGTTTGTTTTAAAGGACTCACATCATCTGCCAGCACTTTAGTTGATGATAAGGAAATTTCTATGATCTCTAAAGTAGGCTTTAAAGGAGTATGGTTACAACTTATGGCTGTGGAAAACATGAAACCTCAGAATGATCCTTGTCCAGAAATACTGCAGTTATTACAAAAGTTTGGAAAGGTTTTTGATGAACATACTTCTTTACCTCCTCATCGAGCTCGAGATCACCAAATCAACCTCAAGAAAGACACTATACCTGTTAGTGTGAGGCCATACAGATATCCTTATTTCAAAAAACAGAAATCGAGAAGATTGTATCTGAACTACTCATGTCTGGTGTGA
- the LOC108999203 gene encoding metalloendoproteinase 3-MMP-like — translation MGAKRSPLFPLINLSLLLALIPVLSHAKPPPQSSDQKTSPFEFLKHLQGCHKGEKLKGIHDLKMYLENFGYYHKTENNTHANDDDFDELLEFAVKTYQQNYHLKATGTLDAQTVSKMMMPRCGVADIINGTNSMQSGKKKHHHSGSFHTVSHYTFFPSAPRWPPSKYHLTYRFLLGTPTQARSPVARAFQTWARNTHFTFSQTHVLSNADITIGFFRRNHGDGFPFDGTGGIIAHAFAPTNGRFHYDADERYSTVGATPGAFDLETVALHEIGHLLGLGHSLVQGAIMEPFISSGVTKGLHPDDIAGIRALYNV, via the coding sequence ATGGGTGCTAAAAGATCTCCCCTCTTCCCTTTGATCAATCTCAGCCTCCTCCTTGCCCTCATTCCTGTCCTTTCTCATGCAAAACCTCCACCTCAATCTTCTGACCAAAAAACATCACCCTTTGAATTTCTCAAGCATCTTCAGGGATGCCACAAGGGTGAGAAGCTCAAAGGTATCCATGACCTCAAAATGTATCTTGAAAACTTTGGTTATTATCACAAAACCGAAAACAACACCCATGccaatgatgatgattttgatgaaCTCTTAGAATTTGCCGTAAAAACATAccaacaaaattatcatctaaaGGCCACTGGGACTTTGGATGCTCAAACGGTATCAAAGATGATGATGCCTCGTTGTGGGGTAGCAGATATCATCAATGGTACAAACTCGATGCAATCGGGCAAGAAAAAGCATCACCACTCGGGCTCATTCCATACCGTCTCTCATTATACTTTCTTTCCAAGTGCCCCAAGGTGGCCGCCCTCAAAGTATCATCTCACCTACAGGTTTCTCCTAGGAACCCCAACTCAAGCCAGGAGTCCCGTCGCACGAGCTTTCCAAACATGGGCAAGAAACACCCACTTCACTTTCTCGCAGACTCATGTCCTGTCAAACGCAGATATCACTATTGGTTTTTTTAGAAGGAATCATGGAGATGGGTTTCCTTTTGATGGAACTGGTGGAATCATTGCTCATGCATTTGCGCCAACAAATGGAAGATTCCATTATGATGCAGATGAGCGCTATAGTACTGTGGGTGCTACTCCTGGTGCATTTGACTTGGAGACAGTTGCTTTGCATGAAATTGGGCACCTTCTTGGACTTGGACATAGCTTAGTTCAAGGAGCAATCATGGAACCCTTTATCTCTTCAGGAGTGACTAAAGGCTTGCATCCAGATGATATTGCAGGAATTAGAGCCTTATATAATGTTTGA